Within Pseudomonas tructae, the genomic segment AGACAATTTGCCCTTGGCGCAGGGGCAAAGCACCGCTACAGTTATAAATCAGGCCCTGTAAAATGCATGTAACTGTTTTTTGCTGAGCGGCCTTTCCTGTCGGCACTTCAGCTTTTTCCGGCAAAACGCCGGTAATCTTCCCACCCTATCCTCGTCTGCGACGTGCGCTTGAGCAACCAGGCCACTGCCTCCTGTGCCTTGGGTTGGGCGTCATGAAACTGGATCACCCCGCGTCGCCAGAGCAGCATTTCGGGTGATCAAGCGCCAATTTGGCTATGTGAAGACCCGCTTCCGTGGCTTGGCCAAGAATACGGCGCAACTGACCATGTTATTTGCGCTATCGGATCTGTGAATGGCGCGCCGGCAATTATTGACCGCTGCGGGAGAGGTGCGCCGACCTGGGGCAAGATGCTGTTCAGTGCTGCTCGCTGAGCAACTTGCTCGGAGTTTCCTTAAAGACAAGAGCTCTTCCTTTTCTCAAACACTCCCACGCTACTGACCTAATCAACATTGACCAGCAAGCACCCGTTCCAAAAAGCGCTCAACATACTTTTCTTTCGGCGCGACACCATTAAACGTCAATTCAACATCATTACTCGCAACATCGGGGTGCCAACAGAGTTAATTCACACCACCACAACTGCCACCTTTAACAAGAAGAGGCTTCCTTGCCTGACAACCCCTTATATAATTGTCGCGCAAAACCCTAACTCCAGCTTCATGCATTAAATTCTTGCAAGCACTAACGCCCCATGACGCTGAACGCCCCACCGAAACTTGAAACCGGCAAAATCCCCCTCTGCATGAGGACCCTCACTTTAACTTCTATTTCTTATTGATAGTCAGTCCCGGCACAATCATTATAATTAGTCCCTGCTTCGTTAACCCCTCGTTCGATCAGTCCACCTGCCATACCTCCATAAAATGACGCCTGAGAACCGAGAACGGCTCCGGCTGCAGTTTGCATAGCAGTTGCGCCCATAGGGCCGGCCATAAAACCACCTACGGCACCTGTGACAACGGCTCCCGCCAAGCCAGCCAAACTGCCTGAGCCAGAGCCTGCCGCATATCCGATATAACCAGTCGCCGCGCTGGCCGCACCAATAGCTGCGCCGGCTGGCCCAACTGAACCTGCAACAAGTTTAATATCCTCTATCGAAAGCTCACGCACTTGCTTCTCCTTCCATCGCTAAAAATCAAATAAAAAGTACCGCTGTATATAATTCCCCAACACAATAGAAAACGAGACCATCAAGCCGAACACCATGAACCCAAGTCTAAATTTCTTTCTCTGAAATTTGCAAACCAACCAAAGCAGTGCGTAGACGATAAAATACACTACCATCGTCAATGCGCCAACTGCCAAAAATTCTTTAACTGACCCGAAAGCAATCATCATCATGAATCCTCATGAACTTCCCTCCCCTCCAATCCCCATTTGGAGAGATTATTTGACTTCGCGCACTGAAAAATAACTTGTTCGAAGGTTCAATACGACTCGATAGAACAGCTCAGCGTGCTGCGTAAAATTGCGCACTGACCACGCAAGCAGGAAATTAAGATATCGAAAACAACGCCTGCTCAATCAATACGACCTAGTTCTCAGCGCTTCCAGATTTAATTTTACCATTTGACGCTCGACATGAATTTTATATCGACAACTTAGCGAAGCACTTCCCGCACATCCACGAAAAATATATTTCATATTTTTTCATGCTTATTCTTATATAAGAAATTTCCCAAGAAATTTAAAGAAATCTCCGCCAACTCATAACCATCAATTATTTCACAGAAAGCCCTAACAGATGACGAATCATTTAACCTCATGTATTCCAAGGATTTTTATAACTACCACCAAAATAAGAACCCTGTCTTACTCAATAGTAAATCGGTGCATATCGAATCACTGGGTATCTAACATCCTACAATTAGCCCAACCAATCCCACTCTGCGCCGTATTGTTCAGCAACCAGGTCACCACCGCCTGCGCCTTCGGCTGGCTGTCGTGCAGCTGGATCAGCCCCTTGCGCCACAACAGCATCAGAGTCAGCACCCGCTGCGCCGACTGTTCGCTGCTGAGCGCCCCCTGATCCTGGGCATCGATATCCCACAACACCACCTGCAGGTGCTGGCTGGCAAAGAACGCCTGACTGTCGGCACGCCGCTGCCCATAAGGCGGCCTGAACAACCCTACATACTGCTGCGGCAAGTCGCCTTGCACCCGTGCCTGGCTACGCACGACCGAGTCCTGCCAGCCTTGCCATTGCCCGTGAGAGCGATACTGCCAACCCTGCAGGCCCACGCACTGGCCTTTGTAGAGCTCGCGCAGGTCCGCCAGCGAAGTCTTGTCGCGCCGATTCTGCAAACTGTTACCAAGTACAAAGAAGGTCGCGCCGAGTCTTTGCCGACGCAGGAACTCGGTCAGGCTATCAGTACTGCCGCCCACCAATGACGGGCCGCCGTCGAAGGTCAGCATGAACAGCCGGTCATTGAGCTCGTCGCCATTGCGTTCCAGGTCGGAAAAGCGCTCGATCTCGCTGGAGGTCTGCGGGAACAGCGCGGCCTTGCGCAGCAATTCATCCAGGTAACGCTCATGGAAGGTCCGGCCTGGCTCGGCCCAGCCGGCGTAAAACGAATCGGCGGTGACCTCGAAGGTTGCCGTCTGCTTGCGAAAATCAGCCAGGTCGTCAATGGCGTAACAGAACGACGCATCCTGTTCGCAGCTCTTCTGGGCCAGGTCATAGTTGCGCCACAAGCGCTGCCACAGGCGCTGGCGCAGCGAATTGACCGACAGCAGATTGACCTGGCGCAGGTTCAGCCGCGCCGCCAGGGCGCCCTGGTCGAGCGCTTCGCTTTCACCCAGGACCCGGGCAAAGCCAAGGATCTCGGCGCGCGAAGCGACATCGAACAGCGCCGGGCTGTCGAGCTGTTCCGGCCAGTGGCTGCGATCCAAAGTGGCGGCCGGCGCTGGCGCGGCCTGGGCAGTGAGGCTGAACAAACCAGCCAGTAAGAGAAGGGCAATACGCACGTTCGGGCTCTCCGTTTTCCTCGCCGCGCACTATAGCGCCAAGTATCGGGATGGTCTGTGGCTATTGCCTTGATAGCTGGAGATCGCCGCCCCCGCCCCGTAGAATCGGCGCCACGAACCAAGGAGCCGACCTGATGCTGACGGTGATTTCCCCCGCCAAAACCCTCGACTACGACACCCCGCCGGTGACCCAGCGCTACACCCAGCCCCAGTACCTGGACGACTCCCAGGAACTGATCGTGCAACTGCGTGAGCTATCACCGGCGCAAATCAGCGAGCTGATGCACCTGTCCGACAAGCTGGCCGGGCTCAATGCCGCGCGTTTCGGCAGCTGGACCCCGGCCTTCACCCCGGACAACGCCAAGCAGGCGCTGCTGGCGTTCAAGGGTGATGTGTACACTGGGCTCGACGCACAAACCCTGGGCGAAGACGACTTCAGCTATGCCCAGGAGCACCTGCGCATGCTCTCGGGCCTGTACGGCCTGTTGCGCCCGTTGGACCTGATGCAACCGTACCGCCTGGAGATGGGCACCAAGCTGGCCAATGCCCGTGGAAAGGACCTGTACGCGTTCTGGGGCACGCGCATCAGCGAGTGGCTGAACCAGGCGCTGGCCGACCAGGGCGACGACCTGCTGCTGAATCTGGCCAGCAACGAGTACTTCAGCGCGGTCAAGCGCAGCGCCCTCAAAGCCCGAGTGATCAATACCGAATTTCGCGACTTCAAGAACGGCCAGTACAAGATCATCAGCTTCTACGCCAAGAAGGCCCGGGGCATGATGAGCCGCTTCGTGATCCAGGAACGCATCAACGATCCCGAGCAGCTCAAGCAGTTCGATGTGCAGGGCTACTACTACAGCGCCGAGCTGTCGAAGGCGGATAACCTGGTGTTCCTGCGCGATCATCCGGACGTGTAAGCTAATTCCATTGAACGGAAGGCTAACCTCCTTAGCCAACTTGGAGGTTGGTGTAGCGGACACCTGAGACACAAACGCACACAACATCAGTCTTGCCGATTAACCTCGGCAAACTAGCCTTCCCATGCCGTACGGATCAAATCTCCAAGGGTAAAGTTGATGGCTTTCAACGACACATTCCGGCTGAGCTCCCACGCAGTAATTTTCAATCAGTCCAATGAGGTACTGATGCTCAAAGCGACTTACGGAGATTGCTCTTGGGGTCTTCCGGGAGGTGCGCTGGAGCCTGGAGAAACCATACACGAAGCCTTAAAGAGAGAATGCCTCGAAGAAATTGGTATCGAAATCTTCTCCCCGTTACTAACCGGTGTTTACTTTCATAAACACTACAACTCACACGCCTTTATATTTCACTGCACCGTTGTAGACACGAAAAAAATTAAACTAAGTGAAGAACATTCTGAATGGCGCTATTTCTCAATCGACCATCTGAGCACTGTACAATCCATCCGAATAAACGACTGCTTAAAATATATCAATAGCGTTGTAAGTCGAAAATTTTGAGTCAGAACATTCAGGTAACTTAAGGCATAGCATTACCGATTTAACACTTACTACATTAAAGCATGATATCCATGCAAGAAAAAACCAATGATTAACGCCCACTAGTCAGCGCTGCAAATAATCGCGACGTATAATCCAACCTCAAATTGTAAAAACTTTCCCACACTAAGCCCGGAGGTGAGCTACGCCTATTTACTCGGCAGTTGTTTCGCGGTAAGTTTCGGGCGTTGGATATCCAAACATGGCATCAGCACTACAACTCCGCCATGGGGTCTACACTACAACAGCAAAACCAAACTAAACGAGCTTGAAAGTAAGTGCTCCATGAACCCCACATTCAAAGCGCTTACCTGATCCCCGATGCTGTGCTCCCGATTTCTTTCTGGAGCTCGCCGACCATGATGCGACCCGACGCCAAATTCGAAAAAGTGTACCTCTATCCCAAGCCTGTCGACTTTCGAAAATCCATCGATGGCCTGGCCGCACTGGTCGAACGCGATATCAAGGTCGCGGTGTTCGACCCGGTGCTTTTCGTCTTCCTCATCAAGCCGCACTAACCGCGTGAAGATCCTGTATTGGGAGCGCAACGGTTTCGGCCTGTGGCTCAAGCGCCTGGACTCCGAACGGTTCAAAACCTCACCCGATCCGACTGACGTCGCCATTGTCCTGACCGTTCAGGAACTGAACTGGCTGCTCGATGGCTTCGACCTCTGGCGCAACCGTCCGCATCAGGTTTTGACGCCTCGATACGTCGCCTGATTCGGTATATTCCGCGGCATGATTTCCATGCCCGAAAACCTCCCTGACGATCCTGTTCTGCTCAAGCAACTGCTTGAGCAGATGATCAACGGGCGCAAGACCGAGCAGACAGGCGATGCGGCGACACCACAATTGCCACTCTTCGACGAAGCGGAAAGCCTGGCCGAACCCTTGGATGAGGCTGGCGGCGAAGAAGTCGTTGCGCCGACCAAACGCCGTGGCAAGCGCAAACCGCTGCCGGCTGATTTGCCGCGTTTCGAAGTTGCCCACGAGCTGCCCGAGCATGAACTGACCTGCGCTTGCGGCTGCCGCAAACATGCTATCGGTGAAGAAGTCAGCGAACAGCTTGAAATCGTCCCGATGCAGATTCGCGTCATCAAACATGTTCGCAAGGTGTACGGCTGCCGGAACTGCGAGTCAGCGCCCGTAACGGCGGACAAGCCCGCCCAAATGATCGAGAAAAGCATGGCCAGCCCGAGTGTGCTGGCCATGCTGCTGACCACCAAATACGTAGACGGCTTGCCGCTTCACCGCTTCGAAAAAGTGGCGGGGCGCCACGGTATCGATATCCCGCGCCAAACCCTGGCACGCTGGGTGATTCAATGCAGCGAGCACTTTCAGCCACTGCTGAATCTAATGCGTGAAAGCCTTTTGAACAGTCGGATCATCCACTGTGATGAAATACGTGTGCAGGTGTTGAAAGAGCCTGGTCGTGAGCCCAGCAGCCAATCTTGGATGTGGGTACAAACCGGTGGCCCACCAGATCGCCCGGTGATCCTTTTCGACTACGCCACCAGCCGAGCGCAGGAGGTGCCGACGCACCTGCTGGATGGCTATCGCGGTTATGTCATGACCGACGACTACGCCGGTTACAACGCACTGGCCGCACAGAACGGCGTGGAGCGGTTGGGCTGCTGGGCGCATGCGCGGCGCAAGTTCGTCGAAGCGCAGAAAGTACAGCCCAAGGGCAAAACAGGACGCGCTGACATCGCGTTGAACCTGATCAATAAGCTCTATGGCGTCGAGCACGACTTGAAGGACAGTGACGACGAAGATCGTAAGGCTGCCCGCATGGAGCGCAGCCTGCCATTGCTGACTCAGCTGAAAAACTGGGTAGAGAAAACGCATCCTCAGGTTACGACGCAGAATGCCTTGGGCAAGGCCATTGGCTACCTGGCCAGCAACTGGAGCAAATTGGAACGCTACGTCGAGCATGGCTACTTGCCGATCGAAAACAACGCAGCCGAGCGTGCGATCCGCCCGTTTGTCATCGGGAGAAAGAACTGGTTGTTCAGTGACACGCCCAAAGGTGCCACTGCCAGCGCACAACTTTACAGCTTGGTAGAAACGGCCAAGAACCCTAAGCGTGGCTGCGCCACGCACTGGAACGCCTGCCGCAGGCGTCCTCAGTGGAAGACTACGAAGCACTACTGCAGTGGAATTGCATACCTCAAATACACGGCTAAGTGTGCTGCCCTTCGTTGGTTAGGTGGGGTTTATGGATCGCTTACGGATAACCTGGTGTTCCTGCGCGATCATCCTGACGAGTAACCGCAATCGCGGGGCAAGCCCGCTCCCACAGAGTGGACTGCCCTCTTGTGGGAGCGGGCTTGCCCCGCGATTAATTCACCATAATTATGACGCCAAAAAACCGTCAATCCAGCTTTATCGCCAAACGCCATAAGCCCGTTCGAAATTTTTTGACGAATTTCGAAAAAAATATTCAAGTACTGGCATAAAAACATCCCTCCCCGAGTTCGTCCTTTATAAATAGGGACGAAACTGCCAAGTGCTATCAAAGTGAAAGTATGGCCAGCAGATAAAATATTAAAAAATCTTTCACCAGCGCTGAACCTGCCCCGGAACTTATCCCCTCAGCCATCGCTCATACCACCCGTAACGATTCTTGAACGTTATGTGAGAGATGACCTACACCGCGAATTGGAGCGTACAGCGTTTGTGCACCCCGATAACTTTGACTTGAGCGTCGGTCGCCCGACCTTCGGTTAAACCCAGGAGAAACGCGCCCTACAAATCGTCCTTGTGGTTGATTTCAAAGGATTTTATTCACTTGAAAGAACAAGCACTGCAGTGCCGGACAACCGACCTGCAATAAAGACGGCTGCATAACAGGGCACGCCCATAATTATTGGCCTTTGGCTGCCAACTTTAATTGCAGATACTTTTGCACTTGATATTTATATGCCTGCACACGGTGAAGTGAGCTCTTTTTGCCAGGCCACCGTGTGCCCGATAACTGCTGGTTAATCAACCCGGTCTGGCTCTTGTTATTGAGCCGGCAAGATAAACACATGAGGTGAATGCGATGCGTATCAGCATCTTTGGTTTGGGTTATGTGGGTGCAGTCTGTGCGGGCTGCCTGTCGGCACGTGGCCATGAAGTGATTGGCGTCGATGTCTCCACCACCAAGATCGACCTGATCAACCAAGGCAAATCGCCAATTGTCGAACCGGGCCTCGAAGCCTTGCTGCAACAGGGTATCGACAATGGCCGCCTGCGTGGCACCACCGATTTTGCCGCGGCGATCCGCGACAGCGACCTGTCGATGATCTGCGTCGGCACGCCGAGCAAGAAGAACGGCGACCTGGGCCTTGAGTACATCGAGTCGGTGTGCCGCGAAATCGGCTTCGTGCTACGGGAAAAATCCAGCCGCCACACCGTCGTGGTGCGCAGCACCGTATTGCCGGGCACGGTGAAGAACGTGGTGATCCCGATCCTCGAAGACTGCTCGGGGAAAAAGGCCGGCGTCGACTTCGGCGTGGCAGTCAACCCGGAGTTCCTGCGCGAAAGCACCGCGATCAAGGACTACGACCAACCGCCCATGACCGTCATCGGCGAGCTGGACAAGACCAGTGGCGACCTTCTGCAATCGCTGTACGAAGAACTCGACGCGCCGATCATCCGCAAGGACATCGAAGTGGCCGAGATGATCAAGTACACCTGCAACGTCTGGCATGCCACCAAGGTCACCTTCGCCAACGAGATCGGCAACATCGCCAAGGCGGTCGGTGTCGATGGCCGCGAGGTGATGGACGTGGTCTGCCAGGACAAGGCCCTGAACCTGTCGCAGTACTACATGCGCCCAGGGTTTGCCTTCGGCGGCTCGTGCCTGCCCAAGGATGTCCGCGCCCTGACGTATCGCGCCGGCAGCCTGGACGTGAAAGCGCCGCTGCTCAACTCCTTGATGGCCAGTAACGAATCGCAGGTGCAGAACGCCTTCGACATCATCGAAAGCCACGACAAGCGCAAGATCGCTCTGCTCGGCCTGAGCTTCAAGGCCGGCACCGACGACCTGCGCGAAAGCCCGCTGGTGGAGCTGGCCGAACGCCTGATCGGCAAAGGCTACGAGCTGAACATCTACGACAGCAACGTCGAGTATGCGCGGGTCAACGGCGCCAACAAGGACTACATCGAGTCGAAGATCCCTCACGTGTCGTCACTGCTCAATGCCGACTTCGAGCAGGTCATCAACCACGCCGAGGTGATCGTGCTGGGCAACCGCGACGAGAAGTTCCGCGCCCTGGCCCAGCAAGCCCCTGAAGGCAAGCAGGTTATCGACCTGGTCGGTTTCATGAGCAAGGCCACTTCCCCGGCCAGCCGCACCGAAGGTATCTGCTGGTAAGCCGGCAGGCGCGGGGCCTTCGGGCTCCGCGCACCACCTCCCCCTACTGGATACGGATGCAGAACATGCAAAGGCTCAAGCACGGCCTGTTACAGGTCGCCGGTTGGCTGTTCTACGTGAGCCTGCTCATGTTGATCGCCCTGGCCTTGCCCAACTCCATTTTCGACCCCGACTCGAAGGACTTCATTTTCCTGGTCGGCGCCGTCGGTATCTGGCGCTATTCCATGGGTGCCACGCACTTTGTGCGCGGCATGCTGTTCCTCTACCTGGTCTACCCCTACCTGCGGCGCAAGGTGCGCAAGCTCGGTAGCGCGGCCGACCCCTCCCACGTGTACCTGATGGTCACCAGTTTTCGCATCGATGCCCTGACCACCGCCCAGGTCTACAGCTCGGTGATCCGCGAGGCGATCGACTGCGGCTACCCGACCACTGTGGTCTGTTCGCTGGTGGAAATGTCCGACGAACTGCTAGTGAAAAGCCTGTGGGAAAAGTACAACCCGCCGGCGCGTGTGACCCTCGACTTCGTACGCATCGCCGGGACCGGCAAGCGCGACGGCCTGGCCTATGGCTTTCGGGCTATCTCCCGCCACCTGCCGGATGAAAACGCCGTGGTCGCGGTGATCGATGGCGACACCGTGCTCGGCGAAGGCGTGGTCCGCAAGACCGTGCCCTGGTTCAAGCTGTTCGGCAATGTCGGCGGCCTGACCACCAACGAATTCTGTGAAGTGCGTGGCGGCTACATCATGAGCGAGTGGCACAAGCTGCGCTTCGCCCAGCGCCACATCAACATGTGCTCGATGGCCCTGTCCAAGCGCGTGCTGACCATGACCGGGCGCATGTCGGTGTTCCGCGCCGCCGTGGTGACCAACCCCGAGTTCATCAAAGACGTCGAGAACGACTCGCTGCAGCACTGGCGCCTGGGCCGCTTCAAGTTCCTCACCGGCGACGACAAGTCGAGCTGGTTCAGCCTGATGCGCCTGGGTTACGACACCTTCTACGTGCCGGATGCGGCGATCAACACGGTCGAGCATCCACCGGAAAAAAGCTTCATCAAGGCCAGCCGCAAACTGATGTACCGCTGGTACGGCAACAACCTGCGGCAGAACTCACGGGCCCTGGGCCTGGGCATCCGCCGCCTCGGCCTGTTCACCAGCGTGGTGCTGTTCGACCAGCGCGTGTCGATGTGGACCAGCCTGCTTGGGCTGACGGTCGCAGTCATCGCCAGTATCAAGTTCGGCCCGGCGTTCCTCCTGGTGTACCTGCTGTGGATCGGTATCACCCGGTTGATCCTGACCCTGATGCTGCTGTGCTCGGGCCACACCATCGGCCCGGCCTACCCGCTGATTCTTTATTACAACCAGATCGTCGGCGCGATCATGAAGATCTACGTGTTCTTCCGCCTCGACCGGCAGTCCTGGACCCGCCAGCCCACTGCCCTCAAACGCGACCTCGCCAGCTTTCAACAATGGTTCAACACCTGGTCTTCCCGGACCATGACCTTCTCGGCGGCCAGCATCTTCGTTGCTGTGCTGTTCATGGTCGTGTGAGCCGCAAGCCGATCAGATTAAACAGGAACAAATCGCCATGAATACCGCCGTGAACGTCAATGTCGTGCATGAATCCGAAGCCCAGCGCCAGCACGCCCGGGTGCGCATCCCGGCCAAGCTGCGCTACCTGGGGGAGAACCGCGAGACTCTGGAAGTGAAGGTCGACGACCTCTCTGCCGGCGGTCTGAGCTTCCACGCCAAGCAGCCGCTGAAAGTCGGCGAAGTGCTGCGCGGGCGCCTGCAGTTCACCGTCGACAAGCTCGGCCTGGCCATGGACATCGAGATCCAGGTGCGCTCTTTCGAACCCGCAAGCGGCCGCACCGGCGTGCAGTTCCAGAACCTTGAACCACGTGATATCGCCACCCTGCGCCACATCATCACCTCGCACTTGTCCGGCGAGCTGATCACCATCGGCGACGTGCTCAGCACCCTGCAGCGCGACAACTTCACCAAGGCGCGCAAGCACAAAGATGCCAACGGCGGCATGAGCGCATTCGGTCGACTGCGCGCCGTGACCTTCAGCCTCGGCGTGTTCGTGGTCGGCGTGGCCGCGTTCGGTTTTATCGCCAAGTCGGTGTACGGCCTGTACTTCGTCAGCCATGCCCAGGCCGGGGTGGTCAGCGTGCCGACCAGCAACGTCAGCATGCCGCGTGACGGCACCGTGCAAGGCTTGGTGGAAAGCGGCGGCCAGGTAGCCAAGGGCGCGCCATTGGCCTCGTTCAGCACCAGCATGCTGGACATGCTCAAGGGCCATCTGGATGACCAGCAATTGGAGCCAGCCAAGGTCGAGGAGCTGTTCGGCAAGCAGATGAGCGGCACCCTGACCAGCCCCTGCGATTGCGTGGTCGCCCGCCAACTGGTGGATGACGGCCAGTACGCGAGCAAGGGCCAGGTGATCTTCCAGCTGGTACCGCGCACCACCATCCCTACCGTCGAGGCGCGCTTCAGCTATCGCCAGTTCGATGATGTCAAACCCGGCTCACGCGTGCACTTCACCGTCGCCGGCGAAGAGCAGGCCCGCACCGGGCAGATCGTCAGCAGCACCAGCCTGAACAGCGAAGACCTGTCCTCGGACATCCGCGTACAGATCAAGCCGGACGAGTCGCTGCCCAGCGAACTGGCCGGCCGCCCGGTGGCGGTGGACAGCAATCGTGGCCCGTCGCTGGACTGGCTGATCGACAAAGCCGTGGCCCGTGGGCTCTAAGAGGATCTGCCAATGACGCTTGTCAATTACCCTGTGGGAGCGGGCTTGCCCCGCGAAGGGGCCGCAATGGCTATCGCGGGGCAAGCCCGCTCC encodes:
- the yaaA gene encoding peroxide stress protein YaaA, which produces MLTVISPAKTLDYDTPPVTQRYTQPQYLDDSQELIVQLRELSPAQISELMHLSDKLAGLNAARFGSWTPAFTPDNAKQALLAFKGDVYTGLDAQTLGEDDFSYAQEHLRMLSGLYGLLRPLDLMQPYRLEMGTKLANARGKDLYAFWGTRISEWLNQALADQGDDLLLNLASNEYFSAVKRSALKARVINTEFRDFKNGQYKIISFYAKKARGMMSRFVIQERINDPEQLKQFDVQGYYYSAELSKADNLVFLRDHPDV
- the tnpB gene encoding IS66 family insertion sequence element accessory protein TnpB — encoded protein: MMRPDAKFEKVYLYPKPVDFRKSIDGLAALVERDIKVAVFDPVLFVFLIKPH
- a CDS encoding alginate biosynthesis protein Alg44 — translated: MNTAVNVNVVHESEAQRQHARVRIPAKLRYLGENRETLEVKVDDLSAGGLSFHAKQPLKVGEVLRGRLQFTVDKLGLAMDIEIQVRSFEPASGRTGVQFQNLEPRDIATLRHIITSHLSGELITIGDVLSTLQRDNFTKARKHKDANGGMSAFGRLRAVTFSLGVFVVGVAAFGFIAKSVYGLYFVSHAQAGVVSVPTSNVSMPRDGTVQGLVESGGQVAKGAPLASFSTSMLDMLKGHLDDQQLEPAKVEELFGKQMSGTLTSPCDCVVARQLVDDGQYASKGQVIFQLVPRTTIPTVEARFSYRQFDDVKPGSRVHFTVAGEEQARTGQIVSSTSLNSEDLSSDIRVQIKPDESLPSELAGRPVAVDSNRGPSLDWLIDKAVARGL
- a CDS encoding nucleotide sugar dehydrogenase, which encodes MRISIFGLGYVGAVCAGCLSARGHEVIGVDVSTTKIDLINQGKSPIVEPGLEALLQQGIDNGRLRGTTDFAAAIRDSDLSMICVGTPSKKNGDLGLEYIESVCREIGFVLREKSSRHTVVVRSTVLPGTVKNVVIPILEDCSGKKAGVDFGVAVNPEFLRESTAIKDYDQPPMTVIGELDKTSGDLLQSLYEELDAPIIRKDIEVAEMIKYTCNVWHATKVTFANEIGNIAKAVGVDGREVMDVVCQDKALNLSQYYMRPGFAFGGSCLPKDVRALTYRAGSLDVKAPLLNSLMASNESQVQNAFDIIESHDKRKIALLGLSFKAGTDDLRESPLVELAERLIGKGYELNIYDSNVEYARVNGANKDYIESKIPHVSSLLNADFEQVINHAEVIVLGNRDEKFRALAQQAPEGKQVIDLVGFMSKATSPASRTEGICW
- a CDS encoding NUDIX hydrolase; protein product: MAFNDTFRLSSHAVIFNQSNEVLMLKATYGDCSWGLPGGALEPGETIHEALKRECLEEIGIEIFSPLLTGVYFHKHYNSHAFIFHCTVVDTKKIKLSEEHSEWRYFSIDHLSTVQSIRINDCLKYINSVVSRKF
- a CDS encoding polysaccharide deacetylase family protein; its protein translation is MRIALLLLAGLFSLTAQAAPAPAATLDRSHWPEQLDSPALFDVASRAEILGFARVLGESEALDQGALAARLNLRQVNLLSVNSLRQRLWQRLWRNYDLAQKSCEQDASFCYAIDDLADFRKQTATFEVTADSFYAGWAEPGRTFHERYLDELLRKAALFPQTSSEIERFSDLERNGDELNDRLFMLTFDGGPSLVGGSTDSLTEFLRRQRLGATFFVLGNSLQNRRDKTSLADLRELYKGQCVGLQGWQYRSHGQWQGWQDSVVRSQARVQGDLPQQYVGLFRPPYGQRRADSQAFFASQHLQVVLWDIDAQDQGALSSEQSAQRVLTLMLLWRKGLIQLHDSQPKAQAVVTWLLNNTAQSGIGWANCRMLDTQ
- the tnpB gene encoding IS66 family insertion sequence element accessory protein TnpB; this encodes MKILYWERNGFGLWLKRLDSERFKTSPDPTDVAIVLTVQELNWLLDGFDLWRNRPHQVLTPRYVA
- the alg8 gene encoding mannuronan synthase; this encodes MQNMQRLKHGLLQVAGWLFYVSLLMLIALALPNSIFDPDSKDFIFLVGAVGIWRYSMGATHFVRGMLFLYLVYPYLRRKVRKLGSAADPSHVYLMVTSFRIDALTTAQVYSSVIREAIDCGYPTTVVCSLVEMSDELLVKSLWEKYNPPARVTLDFVRIAGTGKRDGLAYGFRAISRHLPDENAVVAVIDGDTVLGEGVVRKTVPWFKLFGNVGGLTTNEFCEVRGGYIMSEWHKLRFAQRHINMCSMALSKRVLTMTGRMSVFRAAVVTNPEFIKDVENDSLQHWRLGRFKFLTGDDKSSWFSLMRLGYDTFYVPDAAINTVEHPPEKSFIKASRKLMYRWYGNNLRQNSRALGLGIRRLGLFTSVVLFDQRVSMWTSLLGLTVAVIASIKFGPAFLLVYLLWIGITRLILTLMLLCSGHTIGPAYPLILYYNQIVGAIMKIYVFFRLDRQSWTRQPTALKRDLASFQQWFNTWSSRTMTFSAASIFVAVLFMVV